The Blastopirellula retiformator genome includes a region encoding these proteins:
- a CDS encoding UbiD family decarboxylase: MGYRNLRQCVEDLRKHGRLIQIDDCIDARLEAAEIQRRVYASGGPAIYFANVKDCRFSMVSNLFGSLDQARFLFRDTIDQVKRLIELKIDPNELWKRPLRYAGAPLWAMKMLPSKRRSGSVLKNQTKIGELPRLVSWPDDGGAYVTLPQVYTEDVNHPGAMKSNLGMYRVQLSGNDYLPNEEIGLHYQIHRGIGVHHAAALAAGKPFAANIFVGGTPAMTLSAVMPLPEGLSELQFAGALAGHRIPLAYGATSLPLYAEADFCIAGTIQSQTKPEGPFGDHLGYYSLTHPFPVLKVERVYHRDDAIWPFTVVGRPPQEDTTFGALIHEITGPIIPTVLPGVKAVHAVDAAGVHPLMLAIGSERYVPYDERTRPKELLTQANAILGQGQMSLAKYLMIVAEEDDPSLDLHHLDRFLAHLLQRIDWRRDLHFQTETTIDTLDYSSGQFNHGSKLVMAAVGKPIRELPAELPTNLSLPDGFTAPQVAQPGVMVVQGPKYGDGSEIERFCAAFDASAPINQFPLIVIADDSPFAAASENNFAWTLFTRSNPAADVHGIESFTKDKHWGCRGALVIDARLKPWNAPPLVEDPVVTAKVDALAARGGAIAKYL, translated from the coding sequence ATGGGCTATCGAAATCTCCGGCAGTGCGTCGAGGACCTCCGCAAGCATGGCCGCCTAATCCAGATCGACGATTGCATCGATGCCCGGCTCGAAGCGGCGGAGATTCAGCGGCGGGTTTACGCCAGCGGCGGCCCAGCCATCTACTTCGCCAATGTGAAGGACTGTCGTTTTTCGATGGTGTCGAACCTGTTCGGCTCGCTCGACCAGGCCCGCTTCCTGTTTCGCGATACCATCGATCAGGTCAAACGGCTGATCGAACTGAAGATCGATCCGAACGAGTTGTGGAAACGCCCGTTGCGCTATGCGGGGGCGCCGCTGTGGGCGATGAAGATGTTGCCGTCTAAGCGTCGTAGCGGGTCGGTGTTAAAAAATCAGACCAAGATTGGCGAGCTGCCGCGGTTGGTCTCGTGGCCCGATGATGGCGGCGCCTATGTGACGCTGCCGCAGGTTTATACCGAGGATGTGAATCACCCGGGGGCGATGAAATCGAACCTGGGGATGTATCGTGTGCAACTGAGCGGCAACGACTATCTGCCCAACGAAGAGATCGGTCTGCATTATCAGATCCATCGCGGCATCGGCGTGCATCATGCCGCGGCGCTGGCGGCCGGCAAACCATTTGCGGCGAATATTTTTGTCGGGGGAACGCCGGCGATGACCCTTTCGGCGGTGATGCCGTTGCCAGAAGGATTGAGCGAATTGCAGTTTGCCGGCGCCTTGGCGGGGCATCGGATTCCACTCGCCTACGGCGCGACCTCTTTGCCGCTGTATGCCGAGGCTGACTTCTGCATCGCCGGGACGATTCAATCGCAGACGAAGCCCGAGGGCCCGTTTGGCGATCACTTGGGCTACTATAGTCTGACGCATCCGTTCCCGGTGCTGAAGGTGGAGCGCGTCTACCATCGCGACGATGCGATCTGGCCCTTCACCGTGGTGGGACGACCGCCGCAAGAGGATACGACGTTTGGCGCCTTGATCCATGAAATCACCGGGCCGATCATTCCGACCGTCTTGCCAGGCGTCAAAGCGGTGCATGCGGTCGACGCGGCCGGCGTTCATCCGCTGATGTTGGCGATCGGCAGCGAACGGTACGTGCCGTATGACGAACGGACGCGGCCGAAGGAGTTGTTGACGCAAGCCAATGCGATTCTGGGGCAAGGGCAGATGTCGCTGGCGAAGTATTTGATGATCGTCGCCGAAGAAGATGACCCGAGTCTCGATCTGCATCACCTCGATCGGTTCCTTGCGCACTTGTTGCAGCGGATCGACTGGCGGCGTGATCTTCATTTTCAAACCGAAACGACGATCGACACGCTCGACTACAGCAGCGGGCAGTTCAATCATGGCTCGAAGCTGGTGATGGCGGCGGTTGGTAAACCGATTCGCGAGTTGCCGGCCGAGCTGCCGACCAATCTTTCATTGCCCGATGGCTTCACGGCGCCGCAGGTTGCGCAGCCGGGCGTGATGGTGGTGCAGGGGCCGAAGTATGGCGACGGTAGTGAGATCGAGCGGTTTTGTGCGGCGTTTGACGCCTCGGCGCCGATCAACCAGTTTCCGCTGATTGTGATCGCCGATGACAGTCCGTTTGCGGCGGCGAGCGAGAACAATTTTGCCTGGACGCTGTTTACCCGCAGCAACCCGGCGGCCGATGTGCATGGCATCGAGTCGTTCACGAAAGACAAGCATTGGGGCTGCCGCGGTGCGCTGGTGATTGACGCCCGGCTGAAGCCGTGGAACGCGCCGCCGCTCGTCGAAGATCCAGTAGTAACGGCCAAGGTGGACGCGCTGGCGGCGCGCGGCGGCGCGATCGCCAAATACTTATAA
- a CDS encoding cytochrome d ubiquinol oxidase subunit II, producing the protein MPPELIVGIVLGAATTLYLVLGGADFGAGIWEINTAFQSNERERKLLYHAIGPVWEANHIWLIFVLVVLFAAFPLAFQALCSAFIIPAFLVLAGIVFRGAGYVFRAYSIDSGSHQRIWRVMFAGASAAAPFFLGAIAGTLASGDSKINAEGVYEGNYLTDWITPMGLFTAFFTVGLCSYLAAVFLTREANQEGDEELTLVWRQRSLANGIWMGALAAVGLVFVALETPELAQGFVTRAWPLVALSAICGTASLVLLFLKKYTPAAACTMLAAGNIIWGWGIAQYPVIAPPYLTLAEAKSPDSVLWAMIGAVLVGAVILVPSLALLFYLFKLKPTSDVEY; encoded by the coding sequence ATGCCGCCTGAGTTAATTGTCGGAATCGTGTTGGGAGCGGCGACGACCTTGTACCTCGTGCTGGGTGGCGCCGACTTTGGCGCAGGAATCTGGGAAATCAACACCGCGTTCCAATCGAACGAGCGCGAGCGGAAACTGCTGTACCATGCGATCGGTCCGGTCTGGGAAGCGAACCATATCTGGCTGATCTTTGTGCTGGTGGTGCTGTTCGCTGCGTTTCCGCTAGCGTTTCAGGCGCTCTGCTCGGCTTTCATTATCCCCGCGTTTCTGGTCTTGGCCGGCATTGTGTTTCGGGGCGCCGGGTATGTGTTTCGGGCTTATTCGATTGACTCCGGTTCGCATCAGCGGATCTGGCGGGTGATGTTCGCGGGCGCCTCGGCGGCAGCGCCCTTCTTTTTGGGCGCGATCGCCGGAACGCTCGCCTCAGGCGACTCGAAGATCAACGCCGAAGGCGTCTACGAGGGGAACTACCTGACCGACTGGATCACGCCGATGGGACTGTTCACAGCGTTTTTTACGGTTGGCCTCTGCTCCTACCTGGCCGCTGTTTTTTTGACTCGCGAGGCGAATCAGGAAGGGGACGAAGAGCTGACGCTCGTCTGGCGGCAACGTTCGCTGGCGAACGGCATTTGGATGGGCGCCCTGGCGGCGGTCGGGCTGGTGTTTGTCGCGCTGGAAACGCCTGAACTGGCCCAAGGGTTCGTCACTCGGGCCTGGCCGCTGGTCGCGCTCTCGGCAATTTGCGGAACCGCGTCGTTGGTCCTCTTGTTTCTGAAGAAGTACACGCCGGCGGCCGCATGTACGATGCTGGCGGCAGGCAACATCATTTGGGGTTGGGGGATCGCCCAGTATCCGGTGATCGCTCCCCCCTATCTGACGCTCGCCGAGGCGAAGTCGCCTGACTCGGTGTTGTGGGCGATGATCGGCGCGGTGCTGGTTGGCGCGGTGATTTTGGTGCCCAGCCTGGCGCTGCTCTTCTATCTCTTCAAGCTGAAGCCAACCAGCGACGTCGAATATTGA
- a CDS encoding flotillin family protein translates to MEVDASAEAAKRRILAQAEADAIYAKLEAEARGEYEKLAKKGEGLKQIVAACGSSKEAFQMLLLEHLDNLAESSAKAISNIKFDKVVVWEGGGNGKDGRSSTADWLSGMSKTLPPMMQVLKDIGGVELPEALIRYSEEGPESLAKTESNGSVATAEKPDDDEEEA, encoded by the coding sequence ATGGAAGTCGACGCGTCGGCCGAAGCGGCCAAACGCCGCATCCTGGCTCAGGCCGAAGCCGACGCGATCTACGCCAAGCTCGAAGCGGAAGCCCGCGGTGAATACGAGAAGCTGGCCAAGAAGGGTGAAGGTCTCAAGCAGATCGTCGCTGCGTGCGGCAGCTCGAAAGAAGCGTTCCAGATGTTGCTCTTGGAACACCTCGACAACCTGGCCGAATCGTCCGCCAAGGCGATCTCGAACATCAAGTTCGACAAGGTGGTTGTCTGGGAAGGTGGCGGCAATGGCAAAGATGGCCGCAGCAGCACCGCCGACTGGCTCTCGGGCATGTCGAAAACCTTGCCCCCGATGATGCAAGTCCTGAAAGACATCGGCGGCGTCGAACTGCCCGAAGCCTTGATCCGCTACAGCGAAGAAGGCCCCGAAAGCCTAGCCAAGACCGAGTCGAACGGCTCGGTCGCTACGGCCGAAAAGCCGGACGACGACGAGGAAGAGGCGTAA
- a CDS encoding flotillin family protein codes for MLTHFPLVLGQMLGSTMIWTLVGVGIFVMFLFSMMIFIAKQYKRCPSNRVLVIYGRTGKGSAAKTIHGGASLVVPLIQDYAYLSLEPIQIDIPLRGALSSENIRVNVPSCFTVAIGTSPGVMDNAAVRLLGLTVGEIRKQAEELIFGQLRQVIASMRIEEINRDRDKLLEHIQSSLEPELNKIGLILINVNITDITDESGYIDAIGQKAASLAIQNARGDVAENLKMGEIRVAEADKQKLISVALANKEQVIGTREAERDQAIRVADMQKEQTIGERAAEYEREAKVKDAEREKRVRIAEADATAIEGENLSSAKIAASQAALAVKRAEAYQTGRRNPQERGGSGGAGSPKPRDGQSGDRRSGTGRSREAGLARSSGKGRKGEDGSRRVGRSGQTPHPGSGRSRRDLRQARSGSPR; via the coding sequence ATGCTAACTCACTTTCCACTGGTACTCGGCCAAATGCTCGGCAGCACGATGATTTGGACGCTTGTCGGCGTCGGCATCTTCGTCATGTTCCTCTTCTCGATGATGATCTTCATCGCGAAACAGTACAAACGCTGCCCGTCGAACCGCGTGCTGGTCATCTACGGTCGCACCGGCAAAGGGAGCGCTGCAAAAACCATTCACGGCGGCGCCTCGCTGGTCGTGCCGCTGATCCAAGACTACGCCTATCTCAGCCTCGAGCCGATCCAGATCGACATCCCGCTCCGCGGCGCCCTGTCGTCCGAAAACATCCGCGTCAACGTTCCCAGCTGCTTCACCGTCGCCATCGGCACGTCGCCCGGCGTGATGGACAACGCGGCGGTTCGCTTGCTCGGCTTGACCGTCGGCGAAATTCGTAAGCAGGCGGAAGAATTGATCTTCGGTCAGCTTCGCCAGGTGATCGCGTCGATGCGGATTGAAGAAATCAACCGCGACCGCGACAAGCTGCTCGAACACATCCAGTCGTCGCTCGAACCGGAACTGAACAAGATCGGCCTGATCCTGATCAACGTGAACATCACCGACATCACCGACGAGTCGGGCTACATCGACGCCATCGGCCAGAAGGCGGCCTCGCTGGCGATTCAAAATGCCCGCGGTGACGTCGCCGAAAACTTGAAGATGGGTGAAATCCGCGTCGCCGAAGCCGACAAACAAAAGTTGATCTCGGTCGCCCTGGCTAACAAAGAGCAAGTGATCGGTACCCGCGAAGCGGAACGCGACCAAGCGATCCGCGTCGCCGACATGCAGAAAGAACAAACGATCGGCGAACGAGCCGCCGAGTACGAACGGGAAGCGAAGGTCAAAGACGCCGAGCGCGAAAAACGCGTTCGCATCGCGGAGGCGGACGCGACCGCGATCGAAGGCGAAAACTTGTCGAGCGCCAAAATCGCCGCGTCGCAAGCCGCCCTGGCGGTGAAGCGCGCCGAAGCCTACCAAACCGGCCGGCGAAACCCGCAAGAAAGAGGCGGAAGCGGCGGTGCTGGAAGCCCAAAACCGCGCGATGGCCAAAGCGGCGATCGCCGAAGCGGAACGGGTCGAAGCCGAGAAGCGGGCCTTGCTCGAAGCTCCGGCAAAGGCCGAAAAGGCGAAGATGGAAGTCGACGCGTCGGCCGAAGCGGCCAAACGCCGCATCCTGGCTCAGGCCGAAGCCGACGCGATCTACGCCAAGCTCGAAGCGGAAGCCCGCGGTGA
- a CDS encoding leucyl aminopeptidase, whose product MMIQPTKQPVQEFDGDAIIVGAYSDGLSPTAEQLDPAISGAIDRLKAAGEITGKKYETTRILAPAGVPTIEVVVIGLGAKADLCAETVYGAAATAAKLVASKKRKKVGFFLDDFWPKDLSEQAIAGLCVGIQGQDLYRKEKALTTPDEIFWYGVDEETIEKGAAYGNAINLTRSLVNRHASDIYPATFAEEASVVAEDYNLSIEVWDKKKLEEERCGSLLAVSQASTREPRLVIIRYSGGKLGESPLALVGKGVTFDSGGLSLKPSDGMKAMKCDMAGAATVLGAVKAIAALKLPLNVVGLVGLVENMVSGDSYKLGDVLTARSGKTIEVLNTDAEGRLVLADVLNVALDEKPTRIIDLATLTGACVVALGLDTAGLMTNDEAMQDMIFDCSKRMGEPMWPLPMFPEFSEQIKSQVADIKNIGEGRWGGAITAAKFLEEFVEGTAWTHIDIAGPAFLEKGKPWMDGGASGFGVRTLVEVAKTLCK is encoded by the coding sequence ATGATGATTCAACCCACGAAACAACCGGTTCAAGAGTTCGACGGAGACGCCATCATCGTCGGCGCATATTCCGACGGATTGTCGCCCACCGCCGAACAACTCGACCCGGCGATAAGCGGCGCGATCGATCGTTTGAAAGCGGCCGGCGAAATCACCGGCAAGAAGTACGAAACGACCCGCATTCTCGCTCCGGCCGGCGTGCCGACCATCGAAGTGGTCGTGATCGGCCTGGGCGCCAAAGCCGATTTGTGCGCCGAAACGGTCTATGGCGCCGCCGCCACCGCCGCCAAGTTGGTTGCCAGCAAGAAGCGAAAGAAGGTTGGCTTCTTCCTCGACGACTTCTGGCCGAAAGACCTGTCCGAACAAGCGATCGCCGGGCTCTGCGTCGGCATCCAGGGACAAGATCTCTATCGCAAAGAAAAAGCGCTCACCACGCCCGACGAAATCTTCTGGTACGGCGTCGATGAAGAAACGATCGAAAAAGGCGCCGCTTACGGCAACGCGATCAACCTGACCCGCAGCCTGGTCAATCGCCACGCCTCCGACATCTACCCCGCCACGTTTGCCGAGGAAGCGTCGGTCGTCGCCGAAGACTACAACCTGTCGATCGAAGTCTGGGACAAGAAGAAGCTGGAAGAAGAACGGTGCGGTTCGCTGCTGGCCGTCTCGCAAGCTTCAACCCGCGAACCGCGTCTGGTCATCATTCGCTACAGCGGCGGCAAGCTGGGCGAATCGCCGTTGGCCTTGGTCGGCAAAGGGGTGACTTTTGACTCAGGCGGCCTCTCGCTAAAGCCGAGCGACGGCATGAAGGCGATGAAATGCGACATGGCTGGCGCCGCCACCGTTCTGGGCGCCGTAAAAGCGATCGCCGCGCTAAAGCTGCCGCTCAACGTCGTTGGCCTGGTCGGTCTGGTCGAGAACATGGTCTCCGGCGACAGCTACAAACTGGGTGACGTGCTGACCGCCCGCAGCGGTAAGACGATCGAAGTGCTCAACACCGACGCCGAAGGTCGCCTGGTATTGGCCGACGTGCTGAACGTCGCCCTCGACGAAAAGCCGACTCGCATCATCGACCTGGCGACGTTGACCGGCGCCTGCGTCGTAGCGTTGGGACTGGACACGGCCGGCCTGATGACCAACGACGAAGCGATGCAAGACATGATCTTCGATTGCTCGAAGCGGATGGGCGAACCGATGTGGCCGCTGCCGATGTTCCCCGAATTCAGCGAGCAGATCAAAAGCCAGGTCGCCGACATCAAGAACATTGGCGAAGGTCGCTGGGGCGGCGCGATCACCGCGGCGAAGTTCCTGGAAGAGTTCGTCGAAGGGACCGCTTGGACCCACATCGACATCGCCGGTCCCGCCTTCCTCGAGAAAGGCAAACCGTGGATGGACGGCGGCGCCTCCGGCTTCGGCGTCCGTACATTGGTCGAAGTCGCCAAGACTTTGTGCAAATAA
- a CDS encoding cytochrome ubiquinol oxidase subunit I translates to MLLLADSANLLPARLQMAFTLGFHIIFACIGMGLPILIVVAEWLSLKKKDPVWRLIAQRWSKGFAVLFAVGAVSGTVLSFELGLLWPDFMGTFGPVVGLPFTLEGFAFFTEGIFVGIYLYGWNRLSAFHHWLCGIPIAIAGTASAWFVVTTNSFMNCPQGFELDADGKLLNVQPWTAMLNPATGAQTTHMIVAAYMVTGFLVAAFYAWEILRGRNTLYQRRALTLGVLMGGVFALVQGPVGHWAGHAVAVTQPIKLAAMEGQWESETYAPLRIGGIPDPETKTTPYSIEIPAMLSVLAYENPAAEVKGLNAFPEDEHPPVLIVHIAFQIMVGIGTLLIAIGLWSGYLLKWGTSDWSTRKLWLWTLFVSGPATVLAMEAGWTVTEVGRQPWIVHGYLRTADAVTKSPGVWTIFCVTMLIYLVLTTGCILVLRILAKRPMPELTDAA, encoded by the coding sequence ATGTTGCTACTAGCGGACAGCGCGAATCTGTTGCCGGCCCGCCTGCAAATGGCCTTCACGCTCGGCTTTCATATTATCTTCGCCTGCATCGGGATGGGCCTGCCGATCCTGATCGTGGTTGCGGAATGGCTCTCGCTGAAAAAGAAGGACCCGGTCTGGCGATTGATCGCGCAGCGGTGGAGCAAGGGATTCGCCGTGCTGTTCGCCGTCGGGGCGGTCTCGGGCACCGTCTTATCGTTTGAGTTGGGTCTGCTGTGGCCCGACTTTATGGGGACGTTTGGGCCGGTCGTCGGTTTGCCGTTTACCCTGGAGGGATTTGCCTTCTTTACCGAGGGGATCTTCGTCGGCATCTATCTCTACGGCTGGAATCGGTTATCGGCGTTTCATCACTGGCTTTGCGGCATTCCGATCGCCATCGCGGGTACCGCATCGGCTTGGTTTGTGGTGACGACTAACTCTTTTATGAATTGCCCGCAAGGGTTTGAGCTGGACGCTGACGGCAAGCTGCTGAACGTGCAGCCCTGGACGGCGATGCTGAATCCAGCGACCGGCGCGCAGACGACGCATATGATTGTCGCCGCCTATATGGTGACCGGTTTCTTGGTGGCGGCGTTTTATGCCTGGGAGATCCTGCGCGGCAGGAACACGCTCTACCAACGCCGCGCGCTGACGCTGGGCGTTTTGATGGGTGGGGTCTTTGCGCTGGTGCAAGGGCCGGTCGGCCACTGGGCGGGACATGCTGTAGCGGTGACGCAGCCCATCAAGCTGGCCGCCATGGAAGGGCAGTGGGAGAGCGAAACGTACGCCCCGCTGCGAATCGGCGGCATTCCTGATCCCGAGACGAAAACGACTCCCTATTCGATCGAAATCCCGGCGATGCTCAGCGTGTTGGCGTATGAGAATCCGGCGGCCGAGGTGAAAGGGCTGAATGCCTTTCCGGAAGATGAGCACCCGCCGGTGTTGATCGTCCATATTGCCTTCCAGATCATGGTCGGGATCGGCACGCTGCTGATCGCGATCGGACTCTGGTCAGGCTATCTGCTGAAATGGGGAACGTCGGACTGGAGCACGCGGAAGCTGTGGCTCTGGACGCTGTTTGTCAGCGGTCCGGCGACCGTGTTGGCGATGGAGGCGGGCTGGACCGTGACCGAGGTGGGACGCCAGCCGTGGATTGTGCATGGCTACTTGCGAACGGCCGATGCGGTCACCAAGTCGCCGGGCGTCTGGACAATATTTTGTGTGACGATGTTGATCTACCTGGTGCTGACGACCGGTTGCATCCTGGTGCTACGAATCTTGGCGAAACGCCCCATGCCGGAGTTGACTGATGCCGCCTGA